GAGAGACCAAACTTTAAGGTTATTAAAATTTCaatcatatttatttattgcagaaaaataatataCATGATATTTACAAAACAATCATAAAAATAGGAATGCATTTAGACACCGGATCTATTTGCATTTTAACATGGgtcatcaataaataaataaaatgtttatttttttctcagaggaaaaataataataataaaaaaggtagGAACCGGGTATATAACGGCTTGAGCCCAGCTTAttcccccctaaaaaaaaaaaaaaaaaaaaaaaaggttttcatctCTACAGGGatattttttggttggttggttggtttcaTTCAAGAATGAAGAAAGTCCACAATAATGTATTTCCTTTCATCAGTGGCTCATAGGCACGACCTCTTGGgaatgcatgcaaaaaaaaaaaaaaagcgcaaattaaaaaaaaaagttaaattccaACATTCTTcgtcaaaattaaaaaaaaaaaaaatcgaacgATTCAGACTTCTATCAGAATGCAGAGATGTGTGGATTGTACCGACGCCCAAAGGGTAGTCACTGTCCAAAGCCcttgtctctttctctttccttaagTGCTCCCCACGCCCTGCTTTGAATTTGGATATTGCTCTTCTAATTTCCAAGAAATCcttggtacttttttttttttttttttttagacaagaCCAAAAAAGTCGTATCCAACTTCAGAGTCTCTAGATTGtccattttctccttctgtgGGAACAATGTCATCTGCAAAAACCCAGAGAGGGCGGAAAACTCGTTACTGAAATGCAAGGTATACATACACCTCCCTACACCTCCCTGTCTCTGCAAACGCACACGTGGGGCACGAACAGAGGCGGGACAGACGCGTGTCCTTGCCGTGCGGTGGCCGTGCGGTGGCCGTGTGACACCCCGGCCCGGCGGCCgagggccgggggctgctggggcgGTGGGAAACGCTCCATGGGGAAGCACACGGGCGGTCACGGCTTCTCTTCAGAACAccaccggcggcggcggcaggggccGTCCCAGCAGCCCCGCCGGCTTCGCAGCGCTCGCTGAAAAAGGGATCTCGGGCCGGCCCCATCTGGCCGGGGCAcacccgcgccgccgccgcctccccgcccgcagcccACCCCCGCCGGCCACGGCAGCGCCCAGTCACGCGTgggccccgcggggccgggggcgcaCCTCTGGCCGCGCAGGGGGAGGGACGCAGCGGGGGGGAGGCTGcgggttggggggggggacagacacCTCCGGCCGCCCTGCTCTCCGGCCGGCCCTGGCAGCcaggccccgccgggccgggagGGCCCCTCTCGCCCCACGGCCACGCGTGCCCGGCCCATGGCGCAGCCGGCGGCCcctcagtttcccccccccccccgtccctccctccctccccgcgcCGGTTTCGGGGTCCCTGCCTTACCTAGGGCTCCTGCCGGGGGGATGCGGGTGGGGGACGCCGCCTGCTAGTGGGATGCGGACATGGACCAGGCGCCCTCCATTCTCCAGACCGAGAAGGCGTAGCTGAGCCGCTCGTGGGCCACATAGCTGCAGCTTGCCATCTTGGAGTCCAGCTCGTCGCTCTGTAAGACCTGGTAGAGGAAGTCGATGTACCTGGCCGCCAGCTTGAGGGTCTGGATCTTGCTCAGCTTGTCCGAGGGCAGCGTGGGGATGATCTTCCGCAGGGCGGCGAAGGCTTCGTTCAGCGACTGCGTACGCTGCCGCTCCCGCACGTTGGCCATGACCCGCTGGGTCTGCAGCTCCTCGTAGGACtgggggctgccgccgccgctgctgctgccgccgcccccgccgcctccccccgccccgcactTCTTGCCCCGCTTGCCCTGGGCCGGGCTGCAGGGCTCGTCCGCCGCCCCGACGGCGCCGCCGGCGCTGCGGCGGCTGGAGCGGCGCTTGCGCCCCCCTCTCTTGTTGTTGGGCAGCTGCTGCCGGTCCGGCTCCTCTTCGCTGTTGCTCAAGCTGTCGTCGGCGGGGGAGACTGGCGAGTTTGACTCGTCCTGCTGCATCATCTCTGGGGGGAGACGCGAGAAGCGGGccgggaaggggggggagggcagggagaagaggggggcACCTAACCCGCCAGCTCCCCCCTTGATCGGCTGCTTCGCTGGCCTgcgaggagaaggaggaggaggagggagggagggagggaggacctcactttggggggaggggggatggcATCAGgatccaagaggaaaaaaaaaaaaagccaaccaaaaaaaaaaaatccctcccgaTCCCTCCTTGGAGCCCCTTCGAGGTGTCTGGGATTGGGAGAAAGTTGAAGACTTGGAGGTTCTTATAGCTCCTGCTGGCGGAAAGTTTGGGGGCAGCAGTGTCATTGGCCTGACGTGGAGAGGAGGGACTTTTGCTGAGTTTTATAGGAAAGTTTCCGCTTCCCCCCCTCCACGCCCTcccccaattatttttttcaggccATTCACAAGTGATCTGGcgtccccccccacacacacatacatcctTACCCCAACCCCTTTCTCGGCTTCCCTCTGTGCGGTTTCTCAGTCAGGCTCCTTCGGTTCGCACTCGGCTTTGGGGTGGTGctggggggccggggcgggaaGTTATGGGGGTGCCCGCGCACCCCCTGCGCTGCTGCGGAGGGGACAGCGGGCCGCTTCGTGCCTGCGCTGGGGGGCGGCTGCCTCGGAGCAGCCGGGGGTGAGCCCGCATCTCTCGGGCTtcccccgccgcggcgggcacGGCTCGCAGCgacagggaggaaggggaaattACCCGCGGGGCAGCATCCAGGCACATCCTACTTGTGTCCCGCTCCCGCAGGCACCGCGCTCCCATCACCGAGCGCCCCCGGGGTCTGCCTTTCCGAGGGAGCCGCACATttctgggctggggaggggggatgaCACAGCCTTGTCCTGTCAGGCTGGAGGACTGCGCTCGGAGAAAGCCATCTTCAGAGGTGGAAGCGGCGGGGAAACTAAGCACTGGCTCGGTAAATAAGCACCGGTCCTCCAGCTCGTTTTAAGAGAAACCCGGGAGGATCCgcgcccctgcagcccccaacCTGGCATACCGGGAGGCTGGAGGGAgtgcagcccctctctgcccgCACTCTTGTGCCTGCTGGGCGCTCGCTTCAGTTCGCCCTCCCTGAAGGCGCCCGGGTCCGGCACTTCCTGGGAGCCgagcttatttattttaaattttgtttcatgcCTGCAGCCAAAGCTATTTCTCCCCATCCCCCGCCTTTGTGCCTCCTTCCCTGCTCgctggcagcacagagcaggtgGTGTGTCTTTTTAACAACAGCTCAGATTCAAACGGGGAGGGAAAGCGAGAAATTGCCACCCATCAATAAACTGGGGCGATGCACTTTTGCTGCTCCCTGCGAAGGGACCGCACGCCCCCGCTGCCGGCCTGGGGGAGACCGCTGAGACGGGGCACCCGGGGCGggggcagagcgggcagcgccggggcagcgccgcgccCCCCCGGCTGGGTCTGAGGTGGGAGGGCGGAGAGGGCCGACGAAATACCAGAGGAGCGATAAATCCCAGGGACGAAAAAGGCGAGGCTTCTGGAAGAGCGCTGTCATCTCCTCCGGGGGAAAGACCCGTCTCTCCCCGTGGCCTGGGGGCTTCCTGGCCTCCGGGTAGAGGCCTCCCGTCTCGGGCGCTGCCAGGGGCCGGGACCCCGGCGCAGACGCTGCCGAGAGGcagccgggcccggcccggcgcggccagtggccccgctccccgccgcagcGCCCGTCGGGCACGGCCGCGGGCAGAgctgccccgccgctccccccctgctgccccccgGGTGAGCTTCCCTCCCTGAGTCTTCCACCCCGCGATGCAAGCAAATAGCATCCTGCCCTAAAGCTTCGCCCTAAACCCTCGCTTTTGGGAAGCAGCCaggagcaggaccaggggagGAAACAGGGGCACTTATCCGCCGAGGGAAAGCACACCGACCCATGGCGAGCAAGCTCGGCTCCCCCGGCTTTTGGCTTGTCCCTGCTGGGTGTGCTGCGACCCACAGGCCTCTCCACTCACCTTGATACCACGGCTCGTCCGGGGAGCTTCGGGGGTTCCCCTGTGTGGCAGCAGCTTCTGTTCCCAAGGTAAGAAGAGCTGGCTCTCCCTCCACCTCCCTCTCACCAATAATTTTGCCCAGAGCCCCGGTGCTTCTCTGGAGTGTTGAGCAGTGTCATTACAAAGCAAAGGTTGGAAACAGGAGTGGTGAGCATCTGTAGGCAGCTCTGAGGGcttgccttccttccttccttccttccttccttccttccttccttccttccttccttccttccttccttccttccttccttccttccttccttccttccttccttccttccttccttccttccttccttccttccttccttccttttccctttttcctcgcTCTCCCATTCTTACGGAAAAAACATCGAAGTGCAAAAACAAACCTGGGTAACCATTACCTTGCTGGGAACAAGATGCTGGGGCCATGCCCAGACAGTGGAGCCCTGCATCAGCAAACTTGATGGAAGCGATccactgcctgaaaggagggagGAACAGTGTCTCTTGAAGTGCTTCAGCAGGTGGCACGGCTTGTCTGGGTCAGCTGAACTTTGAGTGGGATGCAGGACATCACCTGCTTGCCAtgaggcaggaggagggtgtGCAGGGGAGGGTGTGCAGGAAAGGTAAGTACAGAGGTGTTGAGGGAGTGGTACGTGGtttagaaaaccagaaaacacagagaaatgtaGGGAGGGGTTGACcctgaggagagaggagaggggttGTCCATGGTAGAGGGCTGGGTTTAGGATCAGTTACCCTTCATGGAGACTGCAGCAGAAGCAACCAGCAGTAGCTAGCAGAACACGTGTAGTGCTACCTGGGACCTGCACGCTGCTGTATGAGCCATGATTACACAGAAAACCCCATcatttttgttttggtctttgATTTATCTTCTACTCACAACTCATGTGCTCTGGTGCAAAGGACAGTAAGCCCGTGCTGTTACTGCCAAGACCCACCACAGCAGTGCAGGCACCAGGCAAGCTGTGGTGGGAGCAGTCTGGCCCGGGAgacctgctgctgggctggctgcGGGATCCCGCCTAGATCCCCCAGGCCTGCTGGTGGGCAGCAACCCTGCCTCATGCTGGGCTGTAGAGGTGTGTCTGGAGGAGGGTGGATGTGTCAAAGTGTCATGTCTGGGCCTCTGTGTGAGAGAGGAAGACACACAGGCGTGGTTATGTGTGaggtgtgtttctgtgtgtgtgtgtgtgggatgTACAGTTGGTCTTTTGCAGTGTGCATGCGTGTgttgggagggaaggggagcagggactgtgcagagttTAAAGAAAATCAGTTCAACTCtggtttattttgaaatacagagtTCTGGTGGGGATGGAGGTGGAGGCTTTGTATTCCACACTAAAACAGTAAGCAGCGTGTAGTTCATACAGTGTTAAACCATCTGTTTTGAACCTCCAAAAGCCACTAAGGTGGACCCACAGACCACTCCGGAGCACGGGATGAAGGATGCTATGTCCCATACTCCTCTATGCAGAGGCATGATTTGGGTGAGGATTCCCCTGGCTCCTTGGGCAGGCTCTCAACCCTGCTTTGCTCCTTGGAGGTGGCAAGCAAAGCTACAAGCAGCTCCAGGGCCTTTCCAGGGATATTTCCAGGTCCGTTCCTGCAGGCTTTCCTGGGCCTCAGCTCAGGAAAATGGGTGCTGTGGGATCAGCTCTTACATGGGGCACTGTCAGGACTTGGAGAACTCCAGCATTTTGTCATCTGTGCAGTAATGTATAACACTGGTAAAGTAACCACCTAGATTACAGGTGTGGGTGTGAACATGGAGCTAAATAAAAGACAAGCTCCGTGGAAGATGAAATGAGAAATAAGCTTGCCAGAATGACAGGACAAATTGGGCTGTGATGATCATTGTGGTCAGGGCTGATCACAGGGAAACGACTAGAAGGGATCCCCCCAGCTATATGTTGGTCCTTGTGTAGGCACCCGTCAGCTGCAGAGACACTCTTAGCTGGGACAAGCCAGGCAGAAACACCAGCTTGTGAGGGGAGTAGGCCCACAGTTTGattctttctttgatttttgtttaagaatgaaagaaaggtcTGATTTTGTCTGCCTGTTTATAAATCACAATTTAAGAACTAATGTGCAAAAGATCTGGTGGCTACAACTACAACGTTGTCCACCAATGTGTTCTGTGCATACACGCAAATTACAACTGGGTTGCAATAGGCTACTCAGTATTCCCCATAgggcatgcacacacacacacattgtaaTTTAGCTCTCAAAGACTGTTCGCTGCGGTAAAATACCAAACTCTCTCACTGGTGGGGTTTTCTTGGGATATTCAGCAATGTAACTATTACATATGTGCACGCTTGGAGAGAGGCTGCCTGAGTATTTTCGAGGTGGAAGCTTTCAGCATGGAGTTTCCTCAGAAGCTGAACATTTAAGATCTGTTTCAACTGGAATCACTTGAAGTTTCCCCACTAATTTCCATGGCCAGGTATTTTAATTCTGACAGATGCCAGGTGAAAGCCTGGCCGAGCCTCAGATCCCTTCAAAAGGGGCAAGGAAACACCCAGCAACTTCTCACACAGACATTTATGCTGTAATTATTCAAAGCACACCGGGAGACGGGCCGAGAACTGGCTGTGCCCTGCTCCAAACTTGCGCAGAGCCACAGCAAACGGGCGGAAAGAAATGTATCGGGGCTCTGAGAGTGGGGACCCGTTTTCggcttctttctcctttttttttgcccctgTTCACCGCGGCCGCTCATACCCCCCAGGCCGCGGAGGAGCTGCCCAGCACCCGCGGGAGCGGAGCCCGGCTCCCGGGAGCTGGCGGGGCCGCGCCTGCGGGGGAGCGCGCCCGGTGGGCTGTGCGGCCGGCGGCCACCGGAGGGCACGATTCCCCGCCGgtccccgctccgctccgctccgctccggccggcggcggcggcggcggggagagcGCCTCACCTGGGAGCGGGCATCCGCCGCGCTCCTGCGGCTGCCCCGCTGCCTTCTTCAGGCCGCGTCACCGGGTTTCACGGGCCTGAGGTGCTGCCCGCCCGCTCCCGGCTCTGCTTGCAGGGATTCCTTCAAAGGCGCCGTGTCTCAGTGGTTTTTTCTCGCCCCCGAGTGGTTTTTTCTCGCcgcggggcagcggggcggggggacaccgGCACACGGGTCCTCCGCGGACACACGGACGCTTCTCACTGGTGCGCCTCTAGCCCGCGGCGCTTCGCCACTGGCTTCGTTTGGAAGCTCTGGAAAACAGAAGGATAGCACGGGAGCCCTTCAGGGAATCCGTTCCACTGTCAAAATGActactgtgatttttattttgttttctaagctCGTTGTGATGTGGTCGTTGTCTAAAAGTCCTAACGGCTCGCTGGCACCGGACGATGTGACagtggctttttttaaatttccctggAGGGCGGCCTCCTCCAgtgctgccagtgctgccagTGTTGCCAGCCCCCCTGGTGCGCGTCCCGCGCcgtgccccggccccgcccccgcctccGCCCGCCCGGGCGCGGGTTCCGCCGGCGGCTGGGAGCGCTCCGCCGCCCTGCGCGGGGCTTTGACCTTTGCCGGCGGCCgcatcctctcttcttcccaatTTTCGCCTCAGTGCAAGGCCAAGAAATACCTATGTCCCATTATCAAACTAGCGATCCCACAGAGGAGGCAGGTGTCCTAATAAACTAAGGTCTGAAATGATTTGCAACACGTGTTTtaatataatgtattttatttacatatgtTTTATTCAGCTCCAGAAATAATTCGTGGCAGTGGATGGGGCTGTTTAAGGAGAGCATGACTACCTTGGGGGAAGCCTGAGTGGTATCCTCTACCCCAGAAAAGACCAGTCCTTCCCATTGCAAGAGATCAACATATCTAATGCTGTGGTGGAGCTCTGCCCCTAATTATGGCTCTGGGTCTTGTTTATGTGGTTTCATGTCTAAATCTGAAAAGACTGCTTAGTACAACAATCTTATCTACACTCCAGGGGATAGTAGTTGCTTATATTAATAATGAAGCTTATTTGCTATTTCagctcttttgattttttttttttttgcttttccatctttcctgAGCTAtgtaaatacatcttttttgtattCTTCCTGCTCCCACACATTACTCAAATCTATATATTCAATCTTTCAGTACACTTGGCCCATGGAAACTCCATAAAACTTCAGGCCTTTTTAGCCacaaattctgctgtttcttccaaGGTGGGGGAGGGTGCATTTCGGGCACAGATGATGGATAAAGCATTCCACAAAACCTTCTTCTTAGGGGTGGACTCAAACTGTCTCCACAGCTCATGCAATTCAAGTCAGAGTCCTAGAGACAGAATTTCAGCGTGGAAATGGGCTTTTGCCTCGTTAGACATGTCTCTACCCTGGGGAAGAACCCCCTGTACTTCCTACTCAGTGTGGTCTCCTTTAGACTTACAGTTACTCCTGGGATCTCAcagatgaagatgaaaaaaagggTCATGGAAGAAGCAACCATGACTCACAAGAGCCCCACAGGAGTTCATTAGCCAGGGTAATAGGCTCTCCTTTACCTCTGAGGCAGGCAGCAAAGCCTTGTGTGAGGGAAAGGGCCTGGAAGGTCGTTCTAACATACACATATGCTCTCCTaagcaaatggaaatgtttttttgaTTGGTAGCCTGATTGAATGCCAGGTTTGCAAGTTGGAACCcatccacctcctcctcctcccaccccgaGACCACACAGGGGCTGGCTGTAGCCATGCAGAAGAGGGGAGCCTGGAGGTGAAAGGTTCACAGAAATGAGCACCCATCTCATTCTTTCCACAGTTCCCGTACTTCTAAGGACACCTAGAAGACCTTTTGAGGGAGCAGGAGTTTGTTTCTGTATCTGCTAGGTtgtatttcctttcagaaaaggcAGTCAGAGTGGAATCAAAGCTTACGTATTTCTTTCCAAGGGGGGAGGTTATCATTATTTTGTGCTATGGGCTATCAGCTATGATGCCTAAAAATCTACTGTACACCATTACCCCACATTTTACAGCCCCAACCTCATTTACCTACCTCTAGAATACAGGATGGTGATTAGTCAGGGCACCTTGCTCACTAGATATCGATCTGTCTGTAGGTGCACACCCTGGTTTTAATTTCTGATCAAAGGTTATACAGTAGTTCACACAATGAAGCTGATCTAGAGCACAAATCTTGGTTACCAAACTGCAAAGACAATTTTCGAGAAGAGGCAGTGGTTTgttaatatgttaaaataaattaacacacATTTACTATTCATGGATCTATGCATGTCTGTGTCTATCTATGTACTCTGACCCCGAGACAAGCATCTGTATTTGTATTTATGCTGTATTGTAAAATACCATACTGCTTCTGCTTCTGCCTAGAAAAGTATCTATATCAAATGTATTCTCATGCCAAAATCCACTATCTGACCTCGCAGCACTAAAAATAGTTCATGTCAGAAGCAGAGAAATATTCGTTTCTCATTTTAGAACATTTGTGCTTGCATTCATTAAGGACTTGGTCCAAAATCCTTTGATGTCAAGGGGAGTgtttcagtgggctttggatcaagccCTAAAGAGGGTCAattaaactttaaataaaataaaaatgaaaacaggtcCAGCCTGAGAGTAttgttgaataaaaagaaatatttaagagagGCTGCCTTTGGAGTAAAGGGTCAGTCATTGTTCCTTAATATTTAGCTGAATTTGTGAAATTTTCCatgattaaaaataatcctttgcATGAAGGTTTCAATTTGTTTTCAGTCTCCAAAACATCCATATTTTGCTGCACAGTAAAAATGTTGTTGTTGATCTAGTAAGTGCAAAGACAATTTTTATCTCAGTGGTACGTATATGGGCTGGACCCTAAGCAGTAAGATATGGCCCAGATTTTCAAAGTCAGAGCACAGACTTCACTTCAAAATGACTCTAGAATATGTTCAGCTTCATGTCTCAATTAATATTTGAGCAGTTTATGAAATTTTCTAACATCTGATCTAACGTTATTCTTTGCTGTTACACAGTTTGCAAAAGGGCTAATGCAGCTCTTGACAGCTGATGTAATTAATTTAAAGGCAGAGGATGTGGAGTGGAATATAGCAAGGGCTTTATTACAAAACAGTGAAGTTTACACCTTCAGTTGGCAATCGTTTTCTCTACAACAATACATAGTATTTAAGAGCAtaccttttaataaaaaaggCGGCAATATAAAAACAAACTACAGCCTCACAAAGTTTACTGCACAGCTTCCTTGTAGTCAGTATCAGAGGTTTGGGTAATTTGAATGACGTATGTCTGCAGGAATTTTTGCTGAGTGGGGATTATTTGACAGTGAAATGGTCGTCATTCCTTTCAAAGAGATAGAAGTTTGATCAATTATATTGCAGTGGCTTACTGCCATATGCTATCTACAGTGACATTTATGATCTATTTTCATTATCCCCAAACAGCCTTCAACCTAGCTATTATCTGCCAACATGTTAAACTTTTGGTCAGTGGAAATCCTTTAGTGTCTTGGAAAAACTCATGATGCTGTCTTCTGGCCAGATTCCATTACGGGTAACTACAACTTTATCTACATTCAACGTATGTAATTGAGTGGTTGTGGTATGGCACACTGTCATCTGGCTTAATTTCAATCAACTAagataattttctgtattttctttcctataaCACTGTGTCATGTTGCTGTACAAAGTGAAACAGCTGCCACATTCTCGTACTTGAAGAGGCATCCCAGAATGGGCTGTCTCTTCTGAGAGGACAACGTAGCCTCCAATTTGGCAGGTAAAATTTCTCAACACCAAATCCTTCCATCTGTGGTTTCATGTTGTCAGTTCATTGCAGGAACTAATCGTCTGGTCTAGATGTCAAACTACCTGATTTGTTAGTGTAGCTGGCAGGTTAACTGTCTAAGTCTTACCATTTCCGGACAGAATTCACTGTGGGTAGTAAATTTCatccaaaaaagaagaaaaataactatgTTTCAAGATTAGATGCACTGCTGGGAAAATAAGTTCTTAATGCTAAATCAGATGTATAATAGGAGGTACCTCATAACTGCTCACATCAAGGGTAAAGGGCCAAGCCAAAGGCTTGtaggcaggagggaaaaaagcGATACTGTCACTCAGGTATCACTACAAGAAACAGCCCTTCCTATTCTCACAGAACTAGTGAGCAAGCTATACTGATATAAAGAGATACAAGATGCTTTTTCATTCCTTGTGGTCATAGGAGCCATTGCATTTCTTCACACATACCCCTCCCAAACTGTTCATTGAGTTAAAAAAATGATTTCCATTTCTCCTTAAGTCATAGAGGTTAGCGAAATATTACATGACAAAAAGTTGCTGTTAAACTTTGCTCAAGAGCATTTGACAATGGTATCTGAAATGCACACTGGAATGGGTACTATTGCAAGGGCACCAAAACTGAAGGGAATGGATTAGCAGCTCCCCAATAACAGCTGTGGCACCGCAAATGATGCAGGTAACCACCCTGTTTGCAGTGCAGATGCGGGAGAACAGTGCGATACAGGTAGTAGTAGCATTATACACAGACTGGAAAGAAACCACAGCAGATGTGGCTCATGTTTTCCCTAGATTTTCACTGACTAGGAAACCTCCACGGTGCCACCAGCATTTCCACCATGCTGCTACAAAGCAAAGATTACCAGTCTCCATGTAGACTTCCTGTCATTTGAAAGTGTGTCATTGGATGGTTTCAGCAGAAGATGACTTTGGGCATAAAGCCTTCTCTTTTCACCTCTGAGGTCACACTGCATCTTTGGGGTGATATTGGGTGTTTCTGTGGTATGTGAGCGATTCAGAAACCTTCCCAATAAATAATGCTAATGACCCATAGCTTCACGAGAACTGTGTTTTGGGAGGGGAAGCAGGGTTGAAGGAGGCGTCATTAGATCTTTTCACTTTTCTGTGCCATTCTCAGCTACCTTGTATGTCTTTTCAGCTTAGTGGCAAAAACCACTGACCTTAATCCAAAATCCTCTCCAGTCAAAGACTTGGCTTATGCACTGGATCCTCCAAAAGATTTGGCCAATGGGACACTGAAGATTCGTGCTTTTACTGCTCTCAAAGAGAATATGAGAAatctctgggttttttcctggaaATATGCTTATATATTTTAGATATGACAAGTACCATATGTTCTCATCATAGCTTTGGTAGAACTCATTTCTCTCCAAGGGCAAACCCCATGCTATTAACATCACAGAACTTCCTCAATATAACGTGGTTAGGTCTGTAGGTATGACAGTTGTGATCTGAGAGGGGATATTGCAATCATTCAGGTCCTGGATGTGTGGAACATGTAACTGTGAGAATTGACTTATGCTGTTGTCAACCCACATATGGTTGACAGGATAAAGTAATGGACATGTGTGTGTCTCTAAATTTAATACTCTTGGGCTGGTAAAGGTGTTTTCAGCAATAGGACTTGAACTCCATCTTACCAAGGCTTGGTTTAGTAGTTCAAGCACAGTTATCAGTACTTCAGTGAAAGCTCCATTTGCTCATCATTAAAATTTAGGTTATGTATGTCAAGGAGGTGACACCTGATGAGGACCTAAGCTATCAGTTTAATCATATTTCGCAACATTCAAGatatctgcaaagaaaatttaaactgGCTCAGATGTAATATGAAATGAATTCCACGCGTCTTCA
The DNA window shown above is from Strix aluco isolate bStrAlu1 chromosome 1, bStrAlu1.hap1, whole genome shotgun sequence and carries:
- the TWIST1 gene encoding twist-related protein 1; translation: MMQQDESNSPVSPADDSLSNSEEEPDRQQLPNNKRGGRKRRSSRRSAGGAVGAADEPCSPAQGKRGKKCGAGGGGGGGGSSSGGGSPQSYEELQTQRVMANVRERQRTQSLNEAFAALRKIIPTLPSDKLSKIQTLKLAARYIDFLYQVLQSDELDSKMASCSYVAHERLSYAFSVWRMEGAWSMSASH